GGTGATTACGGTCATTGGCTCTCCACTAATCCTGACAGTGAATGGCCCCACTGGTCAACTAACAATCAATAACACCACGACTGAAGTAGCAGCCACGAACATTACTTCAAATTTTACGGGCACAGCGCTGGATGGCAACGTGACGGAAACAGGAAATACTTGTGTTAATGTCCCACCAGGAGGTAGTTGTACTTTGACCTATACACCAGGTAATACGATAGTGCCACAAACCAACTTTACTATCCAGGGTACCAATACCAATGTGCTGACTGCAGCAATTGCCATCCAGTCAGGAAGCACTTTAACGGCAGTTAATCCAAATTCGGGAACAGCTTCAGGTGGGACTGGTGTGGTATTAACTGGAACAGGACTAACTGGGGCAACTGCTGTGACCTTTGGTGGAATACCCGCTACCAGTGTCAATGCGGTCAACCCTACGACAGTGACGGCAGTCACGCCTGCCCATGCCGTTGGACCTGTCGATGTAGTCATTGACACACCTGCTGGTGGTGCAACACTTACTGATGGCTATAACTATGTGGCAACCGCGGTTGGACAACCTACAAGTGGTGGTGTCATTGCCTGCTTGGAAGGTGGCTTGAACAACTTGATTGCAGCAACTGCAGATAACCACACAGGCATTGGCATTATATGGGGCGGTTTTGGTACAGCAACTAATGCTCAGAGTAATACGGATGGTGATGCCAATACCGCGACGATTGTTGCCTGTTTAACAGGACCTGGTGGTGCGCCAGGATGCCCACAAAACATTGCTGCGAACACTTATGCTGCTGGTATTTGCAGTACCTATGAAGTGGATTCTCAAGGAAATACCCCTTGTCAGCCAGGCAACACCTGTTACAGTGATTGGTTCTTGCCAGCTGGAAATAACTCGACATCATCAGGCCAGTTAAACTGTCTTCACACCAATCGAGTTGCTATTGGTAATTTTGGTGCTGGTGCCTACTGGAGTTCTACTGAGGTTAACGCGGATCCGACGGGCCGTGCCTGGATTCAGGTCATATCCAATGGCATCTCTGGCTTCGATTTGAAGGTCGTCAATAATGCGGTTAGGTGTGTTCGGAGCTTTACACCTTAGCTTCTTTATCCGTTTCTTTGGAGGCAGCTTTGCTGCCTCATGATTTTTTGCTAATGAACTGTTCAGGTTTGGATAAATGACATTCTTTACAGAACTTCCAGCCACGACAGCAACAAGTTATTCAGATATATTGTCAGATAACTTTGTGAAAAATTAGAGAGATCTATTAGAAATATATCATGTTTTACAAAATTACTCTGCGTCACTGTATCATGAAGATAGTGATTGAGCTATCTGCATAGGTTTTTTTATAATAACCTCGTGCACTATTTATTTTAAACAGATTAGAGATTTTAATTTGTTCCTAAATCTATCGGATATGAGTACTTAATCCTATATAATTGACTAAGGCAAATAAAAAGTGAGTATTAGATTTCATTTACAAGAAACTGCAGTCAGGGACTGTAATGGATGTAGGTATTGATGCTGGATTTACTGGTGAAGACTAAATAACTTATAGTTATATAAAAATTATGAGGTGAATCATGAGAATTTTGCTCTCTTTATATCTTTTATTACTTTCAACAGGGCTTTTTGCAGAATCCACTTTTCCTGATGGCTGTCGGGCTGTACCTGTACAAGGT
Above is a genomic segment from Legionella pneumophila subsp. pascullei containing:
- a CDS encoding IPT/TIG domain-containing protein — encoded protein: MKRNRRTSPHKIWFGILSGFIISTVQASSPVWTFEPLTATSVAVPANSTATVEYRVTNQSTNPHTLVMQPIKSIVQITTGLGVCGNPFVLRGKSSCILSLRINGSQLSSPIVDGPIVCQQGSANQCYRPSAANILHIVQAPPITDAVITVIGSPLILTVNGPTGQLTINNTTTEVAATNITSNFTGTALDGNVTETGNTCVNVPPGGSCTLTYTPGNTIVPQTNFTIQGTNTNVLTAAIAIQSGSTLTAVNPNSGTASGGTGVVLTGTGLTGATAVTFGGIPATSVNAVNPTTVTAVTPAHAVGPVDVVIDTPAGGATLTDGYNYVATAVGQPTSGGVIACLEGGLNNLIAATADNHTGIGIIWGGFGTATNAQSNTDGDANTATIVACLTGPGGAPGCPQNIAANTYAAGICSTYEVDSQGNTPCQPGNTCYSDWFLPAGNNSTSSGQLNCLHTNRVAIGNFGAGAYWSSTEVNADPTGRAWIQVISNGISGFDLKVVNNAVRCVRSFTP